The DNA region CTCGCCATATCGAAGTGCAAGTCGTAGGAGATAGCTTTGGTAATGTTATACACATAGGCGAGAGAGACTGCTCTATGCAAAGGCGTCATCAAAAGCTTATAGAGGAGAGTCCTGCTATTTTGCTTGATGAAAAGACAAGGATAAGATTACACGAAACAGCTGTAAAAGCGGCAAAAGCCATAGGCTATGAGGGGGCGGGGACTTTTGAATTTTTGGTAGATAAAAATTTGGATTTTTACTTTATAGAAATGAATACGCGTTTGCAGGTAGAACACTGCGTAAGCGAAATGGTAAGCGGTATAGACATCATAGAATTGATGATAAAGGTTGCTGAGGGCTATGCCTTGCCTTCGCAAGAGAGTGTTAAATTACGCGGTCATAGCATAGAGTGTAGAATCACGGCGGAGGATAGCAAGACTTTTTTACCAAGTCCGGGTAAAATCACCAAATATATCCCACCAGCAGGGCGTAATGTAAGAATGGAAAGCCACTGCTATGAGGGCTATGCGGTGCCGCCTTATTATGACTCGATGATAGGCAAACTTGTCGTGTGGGGGGAGGATAGAAACACGGCTATTTCTAAAATGAAAGTAGCTTTAAATGAGCTTATCGTTGGGGGGATTAAAACTACGCGTGATTTTCATCTTTCTATGATGGAAAATCCCGATTTTATCGATAATAAC from Campylobacter upsaliensis includes:
- a CDS encoding acetyl-CoA carboxylase biotin carboxylase subunit — encoded protein: MEIKSVLIANRGEIALRALRTIKEMGKRAICVYSEADKDALYLKYADANICIGKARSAESYLNIPAIITAAEIAEADAIFPGYGFLSENQNFVEICAKHNLKFIGPSVEAMNLMSDKSKAKQVMQRAGVPVIPGSDGALAGAEAAKKLAKEIGYPVILKAAAGGGGRGMRVVDNEKDLEKAYWSAESEAMTAFGDGTMYMEKYIQNPRHIEVQVVGDSFGNVIHIGERDCSMQRRHQKLIEESPAILLDEKTRIRLHETAVKAAKAIGYEGAGTFEFLVDKNLDFYFIEMNTRLQVEHCVSEMVSGIDIIELMIKVAEGYALPSQESVKLRGHSIECRITAEDSKTFLPSPGKITKYIPPAGRNVRMESHCYEGYAVPPYYDSMIGKLVVWGEDRNTAISKMKVALNELIVGGIKTTRDFHLSMMENPDFIDNNYDTNYLARH